From Pseudomonas sp. AN-1:
CGCCGCCTGCTCGAGCGCCTGCAGGCAGGCGACGACTGGAGCGCCTGCGGCGTGCTGCAGCTGGCCTTCGACGGCAAGGAAGCCGAGCGCCAGCAGCGCCTGGCCGCCGCCTTCCCGCCGGACCTGCTGCGCGCGGTGGATGCCACCGAGGCCAGCCAACTTGCCGGCCTGCCGCTGGCGCAGGGCGGCCTGTGGTTCGCCGAGGCCGGCTGGGTGCATCCGCCCGCACTGTGCCGCCTGCTCGCCGACCATCCCGCGATCCGCGTGCAGCCCCACCTCGAGGCCCTCGAACTGCGCCGGATCGACGGCCGCTGGCAGGCCTTGCAGGGCGAGTGCCTGCTGGCCGAGGCGCCGGTCGCGGTGCTGTGCACCGCCAGCGAGGTCAGCCGCTTCGCCGCCGCCGCCCACCTCAGGCTCAAGCGCATCCGCGGGCAGATCAGCCGCCTGCCGGCCACCGCAGCCAGCCGCGCGCTGAAGACCGTGCTGTGCGCCGAGGGCTACGTCGCACCGGTACGCGGCGGCGAGCATACCCTGGGCGCCAGCTTCAACTTCCAGCGCGACGACCTGGCGTTGTCGACCGAGGAGCACCTCGACAACCTCGGCATGCTCAGGCAGATCTCCCCCGTCCTGAGCGAGGCCCTGCACTGCGACCGGCTCGACCCGGCGGCCCTCGGCGGGCGCGCGGCCTTCCGCAGCACCAGCGCCGACTACCTGCCGCTGATCGGCCCGCTGGTCGACGCCAGCGCGTTCCGCGCCGCCTACGCGGCCCTGGGCAAGGACGCCAGCCGCCCCATCGATACGCCGGCGCCCTGGCTGGAAGGCCTGTACGTCAATTGCGGCCACGGCTCACGCGGCCTGATCAGTGCGCCGCTGTCCGGCGAGCTGATCGCCGCCTGGCTGGACGACGAACCGCTGCCGCTGCCGCGCCCGGTCGCCGAAGCCTGCCACCCCAGCCGCTTCCTGCTGCGCGAACTGATCCGCGGCCGCTGACGGCCGCGCCAGCGCCATACATCGCCGGAGCGACTCCCGGCGATTGCTTTTGGCCGGCCGCCCCAAGATACTCCCCACAGTACCTTGAAAGCGCCACCTACAGGAGTTCTCCATGCGCATTGCCAGTCTCGCCCTGCTCGCCACCCTCGCCGCTCCGGCCATGGCCGCCGACACCCAGCAGCTCGCCGCCGAGGGCGCCGCACTGATTCCGCCGTTCCAGCAGCAGCTGCTGGACACCGTGAAGGCAGCCATGCAGGATGGTGGCCCGGTCAAGGCCGTGGAAGCCTGCCAGCTGCTCGCACCGCAGATCGCCGCCCAGCACAGCCAGGCGCCATGGCGGGTCGGCCGTACCGCGCTGAAGGTGCGCAACCCGAACAACGCGCCGGACGCCTGGGAGCGCCAGGTGCTGGAACAGTTCGCCGCGCGTGCCGCCGCCGGCGAGCCGGTGGCCGAACTCAGGCATGCCGAGGTGGTCGATGGCGAATTCCGCCTGATGAAGGCCATCCCCACCGGCGAGCCCTGCCTGGCCTGCCACGGCAGCAAGCTCAAGCCGGAACTGGCCGCAGTGATCGATCAACGCTATCCGCAGGACCAGGCCCGCGGCTTCGCCCTCGGCGAGCTGCGCGGCGCCTTCACCCTGCGTCGAACCCTGGATACCCCGAATGAGTGACACGCCCCCCCACCAGCAGGACGCCATGCTCAAGCGCCTGGCCCGTATCGAGGGTCAAGTCCGCGGCCTGCAGGCGATGATCCGCCGCGGCGAGGACTGCGAGGCGATCGCCCAGCAATTCGCCGCGGCGCGCAAGGCACTGGACCGCGCCTACCAGGAAATGCTCGCGTGCCTGCTGGAGGAGGCGGTGCTCGATCCCGAACAGGACAGCCGCGCGACCCTCAGCCGGGTGCGCGCGATCTTCACCAAATACACCTGAACGCCCGCCAGGATCGCCCGTGAGCAGCAGGGACGCTGCGTCGCCGAGATGCCCCATGCTGATTCCCCACGACCTGCTCGAGCCCGCCACCCTGACCCGCCTGATCGAGGACTTCGTCACCCGCGAGGGCACCGACAACGGCGACGACACGCCGCTGGACACCCGCGTCGCGCGGGTGCGCCAGGCCCTGCAGCGCGGCGAGGCGATCATCGCCTTCGACCCGGACAGCCAGCAGTGCCAGTTGATGCTGCGCCGCGCCGCCCCGGTCGAATGGCTGGACTGAGCGCCGCGCCCAGCCCCTCCCCGCCTCAGCCGCGCACGCCACCCTCGTGCTCCCAGGCGCAGCGCATGCGCAGCACGCCCTCGCCCGGATGATGGCAGCCCTGTTCGCTTTCCCAGCGGAAGGTGTGGAAACCGCGCAGCTCGGTATCCAGGTGCACCACCGCACTGGACCAGTACAGTCGCCCGAGCAGGGCCTCGAACTGCTTCAGCCAGGCCACCCACTCGTATTCCACGGCACGGTAACTGGCGCCGAAATGGATCACCTGGGTCTGGTACAGGCCATCGCCCTCGAAGCGACAGAAGGAGAACATCGGCCGGCTGAGCAGCGCCAGCGCGCCGATATCCGGCAGCTCGTCGAGCATGCGCCGGTTGTGCAGCCGGCGAACGCGCCGCTCCTGCGGATCGCCGTCCGGACAGTCGCGGATGCAACCGTAAACGATGGATTCCGGATCCACACGGACACTCCTGAAATGACAGGCCCGCCTTCTATCACAGCGACCGGCGGCAGGAAAGGAACTGCGCCATGGCGGCGGAGAAAAGCCGCCAACAAACAAAAAGGGGCAGCCCGCAGGCTGCCCCTTCTTGCTTGGCTCGGTTGAGCGTGCCGCTTAGTGCGCTACCGCACCAGTGGCACCCAGGCCGGTCTGCGAACGCACGAACTGCGGGAAGAAACGCTCGCGCTCGTCGCTGGCCATCTTGGACTTGTCGGTGATCGAGAAGAACCAGATGCCGATGAAGGCAACAGCCACCGAGAACAGCGCCGGGTAGGAGTACGGGAAGATCGCCTCGGCGTTGCCCAGCACCTGCACCCAGACGGTCGGGCTGAGGATGGTCAGGACCAGCGCAGTGAACAGACCCAGTGCACCACCGATCAGCGCGCCGCGGGTGGTCAGGTTCTTCCAGTACATGGAGAGGAACAGGACCGGGAAGTTGCAGCTGGCGGCGATGGAGAAGGCCAGACCCACCATGAAGGCGATGTTCTGCTTCTCGAAGGCGATACCCAGCAGGATCGCGACCACACCCAGAGCCAGGGTGGTGCGCTTGGTCACCTTCATCTCGTCCTCTTCCTTGGCCTTGCCCTTCTTGATCACGCAGGCGTACAGGTCGTGGGACACGGCCGAGGCGCCAGCCAGGGTCAGACCGGCAACCACCGCCAGGATGGTGGCGAAGGCCACGGCGGAGATGAAGCCGAGGAACAGGTTGCCGCCGACGGCGTTGGCCAGGTGGATGGCCACCATGTTGGTGCCGCCGATGATGGCGCCAGTGGCGTCCTTGTACTCGGGGTTGGTGCTGACCAGCAGGATCGCGCCGAAGCCGATGATGAAGGTCAGGATGTAGAAGTAGCCGATGAAGCCGGTAGCGTAGAACACGCTCTTGCGGGCTTCCTTGGCGTCAGACACGGTGAAGAAGCGCATCAGGATGTGCGGCAGACCGGCGGTACCGAACATCAGGGCCAGACCCAGGGAGATCGCGGAAACCGGATCGGTCACCAGGCCGCCGGGGCTCATGATGGCCTCGCCCTTGGTGTGGATCTTCACGGCTTCGGAGAACAGGGAGCCGAAGTCGAAGCCCACGTGCTTCATCACCATCAGCGCCATGAAGCTGGCACCGGACAGCAGCAGGACCGCCTTGATGATCTGCACCCAGGTGGTGGCCAGCATGCCGCCGAACAGCACGTAGCAGACCATCAGCACGCCGACCAGGATCACCGCGACGTAGTAGTCGAGACCGAACAGCAGCTGGATCAGCTTGCCGGCACCGACCATCTGGGCGATCAGGTAGAAGGCGACCACGGTCAGCGAGCCCAGGGCCGACAGGACGCGGATCTGGGTCTGGCCGAGACGGTAGGACGCCACGTCGGAGAAGGTGAACTTGCCCAGGTTGCGCAGGCGTTCGGCCATCAGGAACAGGATCAGCGGCCAGCCGACCAGGAAGCCGATGGAGTAGATCAGGCCGTCGAAGCCGCTGGTGAACACCAGGGCGGAAATACCCAGGAAGGACGCCGCGGACATGTAGTCACCGGCGATCGCCAGGCCGTTCTGGAAGCCGGTGATGCTGCCGCCGGCGGTGTAGTAGTCGGCGGTGGAGGTGTTGCGCTTGGCCGCCCACTTGGTGATGCCCATCGTCAGGACGATGAAGATCACGAACATGGAAATGGCGGTCCAGTTGGTCGCCTGCTTCTGGACTTCGCCGGTCAGGGCTTCGCCCGCCAGCAGCATCGGGGAGGCTGCCAGCAGGGCTGCAGCGCTCAGGAAACGAGCAATCATTATTTTTGGGCCTCGTTGAGGATTTCCTGGTTGATGCGATCGAACTCGCCGTTGGCACGCTGCACGTAGACACCGGTCAGGGCGATGGCCAGGAAGATCAGGCCCAGGCCAGCCGGGATGCCCCAGGTCGTGACGGTATCCGGGCCGAGCGGAATGCCGAACACCTTCGGATCGAAGGCGATCACGAGGATGAAGGCGAAGTAGGCCACCAGCATGATCGTCGAAAGGATCCACGCGAAACGACCGCGCTTGGCGACCAGTTCCTGGAAGCGTGGGTTGGCATAGATCTGCCGGTACACGTTTTCATTGTTCATTATTAGTCTCCAACGTCTGTCGAGCCTCCCACTGGGTGGCATGTACGCTACTTTATGACCCCCACCGACGAACACCAGACGACTTTAGTCGTGCCCCAAACCCTTGATCTTGAGCGCCTGCGGCCTTGACGGAAAAAACTGGTGACAATTCGACTTTTGATTGAGATCACCTATTTGATCCATCGACGACAGCCATTTCCCAGACCTCCCGCCGCGAGCCATGCTTGCTACCAGGCGACAACCGATCTCCTTCAACCACGCGGAGGTGCACCATGCTCAAGACCATGACCTTCACCCTGATGCACTTCTGCATCGCCTTCGGCGTGGCCTATGCCCTGACCGGCAGCCTGGCCGTCGGCAGCCTGCTGGCCATCGTCGAACCGCTGTGCAACTCGGTCGGCTTCTTCCTGCACGAGAAGATCTGGCAGCGCGTGGAGCATCGGCAGACCGACAGGCAGCAATCCTCCGCAGCGCGCTGGCAGCACCGGCACGCCTGAGCAGCGCTGCATGTTCCGCGCAGCCTGTTACAGAACGTGCACGCCTCTGGCGCACGGGCGGGGCGATCTTTAATATCCGCGGCTTCGCCTATCGCCCCGTGCCACCATGACCGCCCGATCGCGCTGCCTCCCGCTGTACTGCCTGTCCCTGCTGTTCACCCTGATCGCCCTCGCCGGCCTGTGGTACGGCCTTGGCCGCGAGCAGCCGCTGCCCGACCCGCAACTGGCCAGCGGCAAGCTGCAATGCGCGTCCTACAGCCCGTTCGACCACGACCAGTCGCCGTTCAACAAGCCGCTGAACATCCGCCGCGAGCGCGTCGAGGCCGACGTCGCCCTGCTCGCCGAGCGCTTCGACTGCCTGCGCACCTACTCGGTGACCGGCCTCGACTACCTGCCCGACCTGGCCCGCCAACATGGCCTCAAGCTGATGATCGGCGCCTGGGTCAGCCGCGAACCCAAGGCGACCCGCCGCGAGATCGAGCGGGTGATCCGCATGGCCAACGCCCACCCGGACGTGGTGAGCGCGGTGATCGTCGGCAACGAGGCGCTGCTGCGCCGCGAGATCAGCGCCAGCCGCCTGACCGCGCTGATCGAGGAGGTGAAGTCGCGCGTCGAGCAGCCGGTGACCTACGCCGACGTCTGGGAGTTCTGGGAGCGCCACCCGGAGATCGCCCCGGCGGTGGATTTCATCACCATCCACCTGCTGCCCTACTGGGAGGACGATCCCACCGGTATCGACGGCGCACTGGCGCAGGTCAGGCGCATACACGACGAGTTCGAGGAAAGATATGCGCCCAAGCCGATCTTCATCGGCGAGACCGGCTGGCCGAGCGAAGGCCGCCAGCGCGAGGATGCACGCCCCAGCCGGGTCAACGAGGCGCGATTCATGCGCGGCGTGATCGACATGGCCGAGCAGAACGGCTGGCAGTACAACCTGATCGAGGCCTTCGACCAGCCCTGGAAGCGCATCAGCGAAGGGACCGTCGGCGGCTACTGGGGACTGTTCGACGCCCACCGCAACGACAAGGGCGTGCTGGCCGGACCGGTATCCAACCTGCCGGACTGGCAGTACTGGCTGGGCCTGAGCATCCTGCTGCTGGGCGGCGGCCTGCTGCTGGGCGGCGCTCCGCTCGCCCGGCCATCCGCCTGGCAACTGCCGCTGGCCACCGGCATCGCCGCCGCCGTCATCACCCTGTGGGCCGAGCAGATGCGCCTGGACAGCCGCCATCCGGGCGAGTGGCTGTGGCACGGAGCCCTGCTCCTGCTGAGCCTGCTGAGCGCCGCGCGCGGGCTGCTGCACCTCAACCCGCCGGCGGCAGGCTGGCGCGCACGATTGGCCACCTGGCTGGCGAGCCGCTCCAGCACGCTGCTGCTGGCCATTGCGCTGGCCGGCGCCTGGCTGATGATGGCCCAGGTGTTCGACCCCCGCTATCGCAGCTTCCCCACCTTCGCCATGCTGCTGCCGGCATTGAGCTTCTTCCTCTGGCCATCGCGCGGACCGCGCGACGAACTCGGCCTGCTCGCCGTGCTGATCGGCATCGGCCTGCCGATCATGCTCTGGCAGGAAACCCTGCTCAACATCCAGGCCGCGGGCTGGGGACTGGTCGGCCTGCTGCTGGTCGCCGTGCTGTGGCGCAGCCGCCAGCCGTCGGGCATGCCCAGCCTGCCGGAACTGCCGGCGCGCGCCTGAGTCGCCCGCCCGCGCCGCGGAAAGCCCGGCCGCTCGGTCCGGCAGGACATGCCCAGCCCGGACTGTGCCGGGCTGGGCTGGGGCGGCGAAGGCGTCAGCGGCTGCCTACCCGATTCTCCAGCAGGCGCGGCCAGAAGTCGTCGATCAGCTTGCCGACCTCCTCGCGCGGCGCCTGGTAGCCGAACATGTCGGCACTCAGTCGCGCCGCCTGCACGCTGCCGCCCTCCGCCTCCAGCGCCTGACGCGCCCTGGCGTTCGGCGTCTGGTAGTAGGTGGCCCGGGCAATGCGGGCGGAAACCTCGGGGCGCAGCATGTAGCGGATGAAGGCCTGCGCCTCCTCGGGGTTCTTTGCGGCGGCAGGAATCGCCAGGATGTCGACGAACACCAGGCTGCCCTCCTCCGGCACCATGAACTTCACCGGCAGCCCCTTGGCCGCAGCGGCCAGGGCATCGCCGGTCCAGGCCATGCTCACACAGAGCTTGCCGCTGCCCAGATCGTCGACGTAGCGGCTGCTGTCGATGTAGCGGTAATGCGGGCGCAACCGCCCGAGCTGCTCCAGCACCCGCGAGACATAGGCCTCGCCGGCCGTTCCGAGGCTGCGCCCCTGGTAGTTGGCCAGCAGGCTGGTCACGTCGTTGGCCGAATCAAGCAGGGTCACCCCGCAGGCGGACAACCTGGCCAGCAGGGCCTTGTCGAAGACCAGCCCCCAGGTATTGGGCACCGGGCCGCCCAGCGCGGCCTCGGCCTGCGGCACGTTCACCGCCAGGCCGATGCTGCCCCACAGGTAGGGCACGCCGTACTCGTGGGTCGGATCATGGCCGGCCACGCGCGCCATGATCAGCGGCTCGAGCGCCTCGAACCCCGGCAGACTGGCCGCCGCGTAGGGCCGCAGCAATCCCTCCCTGATCAGCTTGCCGAAGTTGTCCGTGGAGGGCACCACGACATCCAGGGCCTCGCCCTGCTTCAGCAGCGCGTAGACTTCCTGATCGCTGTCGTAGGTCCGGTAATTGACTTCGATCCCCGTTTCCCGGGTGAAATCCGCCAGCACCGCAGGATCGATGTAGTCGTTCCAGTTGGCGACATTCAGGGGCTGGGCGTGGACGGGGGACAGCGCGAACGCCAGCAGCGGCGCCATGATCCATTTCTTCACGGTGCGAGATCCATTCGGTGGGTAGATAGCGTTGTGGTCGCCCGCCGCGGTTTCCCCTGGCGCAGCGACAGCCATGGACGGCCCTCAGAAGAGCGCGCGAATCACAGGGCCTTTTCTCGCGAAAGCCAGCGTGCACGCGCTCCCGCCGACGGACGAAAAGCACGGAAAGGACAGGCCGCCCACGACCGGGGAGGAAAGCTTTCCCCGCAAAATGAAAAAGCCCCGGAAGCCGAAGCTTCCGGGGCCTGAATATGGCGGGGAGATAGGGATTTGAACCCTAGGTACCCTCGCGGATACAACGGATTTCGAATCCGTCCCGTTCGACCACTCCGGCATCTCCCCCAAGTCGGCGCACATGATACCAGCTAGAATCCGTTTGGCGAAGCCCCCTCGAGAGTTTTTTTCGCGCCGGATCAGCAACTTGCGCGCCGCGGCGATGCTCAGCGGGTCAGCCGGGTCAGCGCCTCGCGGTACTTGTCGGCGGTCTTCTGCGCCACCTCGACGGGCACCGCCGGGGCCGGCGGCTGCTTGTTCCAGCCGGTGGACTCCAGCCAGTCGCGCACGAACTGCTTGTCGAAGCTCGGCGGATTGCTGCCTTCGGCGTAGCTGTCGGCCGGCCAGAAGCGGCTGGAGTCGGGGGTCAGCGCCTCGTCCATCAGGGTCAGGGTGCCGTCCTCGTCGAGGCCGAACTCGAACTTGGTGTCGGCGATGATGATGCCGCGGGTCGCGGCGTACTCGACCGCCGCGCTGTACAGGGCGATGGCGGTGTCGCGCACCTTGGCGGCCAGCTCGGCGCCGATGATCGCCTCGCACTGGGCGAAGGAGATGTTCTCGTCGTGATCGCCGACGGCGGCCTTGGTCGAGGGGGTGAAGATCGGCTGCGGCAGCTTGGCCGCCTCCTTGAGGCCGGCCGGCAGGGCGATGCCGCAGACGGTGCCGCTCTTCTGGTACTCCTTCCAGCCGGAGCCGACCAGGTAGCCGCGCACGATGGCCTCCACCGGCACCGGCTTGAGGCGCTTGGCGACCACCGCGCGGCCCTCCACCAGCGGCAGCTCGGCCGCCGGCACCACGTCCTCGACCCGGTCGCCGGTGAAGTGGTTGGGCACCAGGCCCTTGAGCTTGTCGAACCAGAAGTTGGAGATGGCGGTGAGGATCTTGCCCTTCTCCGGGATCGG
This genomic window contains:
- the mnmC gene encoding bifunctional tRNA (5-methylaminomethyl-2-thiouridine)(34)-methyltransferase MnmD/FAD-dependent 5-carboxymethylaminomethyl-2-thiouridine(34) oxidoreductase MnmC; amino-acid sequence: MTDQPHAQLDWDEQGQPHSRTFGDVYFSRASGLEETRHVFLAHNRLAERFAALPAGGRLVIGETGFGTGLNFLCAWQLFEQTAPADARLHFVSVEKYPLTRSDLERALALWPELAPWSSQLQAQYLALHPGFQRLAFAGGRVILTLLVGDVLDCLPQLDARVDAWFLDGFSPARNPEMWTPALFAQLARLSAPGASLATFTCAGFVRRGLNEAGFAMRKVQGFGHKREMLAGDFRGSPAAAGKPWYARPPQPPGSRQVLVVGGGLAGCATAASLAMRGWQVTLLERHGALAEEASGNPQGVLYLKLSAHGTALSQLVVGGFGHTRRLLERLQAGDDWSACGVLQLAFDGKEAERQQRLAAAFPPDLLRAVDATEASQLAGLPLAQGGLWFAEAGWVHPPALCRLLADHPAIRVQPHLEALELRRIDGRWQALQGECLLAEAPVAVLCTASEVSRFAAAAHLRLKRIRGQISRLPATAASRALKTVLCAEGYVAPVRGGEHTLGASFNFQRDDLALSTEEHLDNLGMLRQISPVLSEALHCDRLDPAALGGRAAFRSTSADYLPLIGPLVDASAFRAAYAALGKDASRPIDTPAPWLEGLYVNCGHGSRGLISAPLSGELIAAWLDDEPLPLPRPVAEACHPSRFLLRELIRGR
- a CDS encoding DUF3365 domain-containing protein; this translates as MRIASLALLATLAAPAMAADTQQLAAEGAALIPPFQQQLLDTVKAAMQDGGPVKAVEACQLLAPQIAAQHSQAPWRVGRTALKVRNPNNAPDAWERQVLEQFAARAAAGEPVAELRHAEVVDGEFRLMKAIPTGEPCLACHGSKLKPELAAVIDQRYPQDQARGFALGELRGAFTLRRTLDTPNE
- a CDS encoding metal-sensing transcriptional repressor, with the protein product MSDTPPHQQDAMLKRLARIEGQVRGLQAMIRRGEDCEAIAQQFAAARKALDRAYQEMLACLLEEAVLDPEQDSRATLSRVRAIFTKYT
- a CDS encoding YheU family protein, yielding MLIPHDLLEPATLTRLIEDFVTREGTDNGDDTPLDTRVARVRQALQRGEAIIAFDPDSQQCQLMLRRAAPVEWLD
- a CDS encoding cation acetate symporter, whose translation is MIARFLSAAALLAASPMLLAGEALTGEVQKQATNWTAISMFVIFIVLTMGITKWAAKRNTSTADYYTAGGSITGFQNGLAIAGDYMSAASFLGISALVFTSGFDGLIYSIGFLVGWPLILFLMAERLRNLGKFTFSDVASYRLGQTQIRVLSALGSLTVVAFYLIAQMVGAGKLIQLLFGLDYYVAVILVGVLMVCYVLFGGMLATTWVQIIKAVLLLSGASFMALMVMKHVGFDFGSLFSEAVKIHTKGEAIMSPGGLVTDPVSAISLGLALMFGTAGLPHILMRFFTVSDAKEARKSVFYATGFIGYFYILTFIIGFGAILLVSTNPEYKDATGAIIGGTNMVAIHLANAVGGNLFLGFISAVAFATILAVVAGLTLAGASAVSHDLYACVIKKGKAKEEDEMKVTKRTTLALGVVAILLGIAFEKQNIAFMVGLAFSIAASCNFPVLFLSMYWKNLTTRGALIGGALGLFTALVLTILSPTVWVQVLGNAEAIFPYSYPALFSVAVAFIGIWFFSITDKSKMASDERERFFPQFVRSQTGLGATGAVAH
- a CDS encoding DUF485 domain-containing protein, yielding MNNENVYRQIYANPRFQELVAKRGRFAWILSTIMLVAYFAFILVIAFDPKVFGIPLGPDTVTTWGIPAGLGLIFLAIALTGVYVQRANGEFDRINQEILNEAQK
- a CDS encoding DUF2061 domain-containing protein; amino-acid sequence: MLKTMTFTLMHFCIAFGVAYALTGSLAVGSLLAIVEPLCNSVGFFLHEKIWQRVEHRQTDRQQSSAARWQHRHA
- a CDS encoding beta (1-6) glucans synthase, with the protein product MTARSRCLPLYCLSLLFTLIALAGLWYGLGREQPLPDPQLASGKLQCASYSPFDHDQSPFNKPLNIRRERVEADVALLAERFDCLRTYSVTGLDYLPDLARQHGLKLMIGAWVSREPKATRREIERVIRMANAHPDVVSAVIVGNEALLRREISASRLTALIEEVKSRVEQPVTYADVWEFWERHPEIAPAVDFITIHLLPYWEDDPTGIDGALAQVRRIHDEFEERYAPKPIFIGETGWPSEGRQREDARPSRVNEARFMRGVIDMAEQNGWQYNLIEAFDQPWKRISEGTVGGYWGLFDAHRNDKGVLAGPVSNLPDWQYWLGLSILLLGGGLLLGGAPLARPSAWQLPLATGIAAAVITLWAEQMRLDSRHPGEWLWHGALLLLSLLSAARGLLHLNPPAAGWRARLATWLASRSSTLLLAIALAGAWLMMAQVFDPRYRSFPTFAMLLPALSFFLWPSRGPRDELGLLAVLIGIGLPIMLWQETLLNIQAAGWGLVGLLLVAVLWRSRQPSGMPSLPELPARA
- a CDS encoding extracellular solute-binding protein gives rise to the protein MKKWIMAPLLAFALSPVHAQPLNVANWNDYIDPAVLADFTRETGIEVNYRTYDSDQEVYALLKQGEALDVVVPSTDNFGKLIREGLLRPYAAASLPGFEALEPLIMARVAGHDPTHEYGVPYLWGSIGLAVNVPQAEAALGGPVPNTWGLVFDKALLARLSACGVTLLDSANDVTSLLANYQGRSLGTAGEAYVSRVLEQLGRLRPHYRYIDSSRYVDDLGSGKLCVSMAWTGDALAAAAKGLPVKFMVPEEGSLVFVDILAIPAAAKNPEEAQAFIRYMLRPEVSARIARATYYQTPNARARQALEAEGGSVQAARLSADMFGYQAPREEVGKLIDDFWPRLLENRVGSR
- a CDS encoding phosphoribosylaminoimidazolesuccinocarboxamide synthase, whose amino-acid sequence is MSTPTTLSLKKIYSGKVRDLYEIDDKRMLMVATDRLSAFDVILEQPIPEKGKILTAISNFWFDKLKGLVPNHFTGDRVEDVVPAAELPLVEGRAVVAKRLKPVPVEAIVRGYLVGSGWKEYQKSGTVCGIALPAGLKEAAKLPQPIFTPSTKAAVGDHDENISFAQCEAIIGAELAAKVRDTAIALYSAAVEYAATRGIIIADTKFEFGLDEDGTLTLMDEALTPDSSRFWPADSYAEGSNPPSFDKQFVRDWLESTGWNKQPPAPAVPVEVAQKTADKYREALTRLTR